CATTTTCTCTTCTTTGTATAGGACCGATCTCTTGACTTTCACGCATTGTGCGCTCTGTATGCTGTTACTGATACTCATTTTTGTTTTGTAACAAAACCGTTAATCAATTTTGTCTTAGATAAGTAAATTGTTCCTAGGCTGCCTAGTTTGTAGTGATTCCTATGGTAACTCAATCATGTAATGCATTAATATGGTGAAACAACAGAAGGCAATTGTGccttcaattaattaattttgtttacCATGAGTAACTCAATTGCTATTTCTTTTTTCGGtgcaaattttatatatatatgtatatataaaaataaatatagatatttttcattTCTGTTTATATGCATgtaattttgtttatttgtttgtttttccttgtttagATGTTGCACTTGTTACTTCTCTTAGAGATGGAATGAATCTTGTGAGTTATGAGTTTGTTGCTTGCCAAGCATCCAAGAAAGGAGTCCTCATTCTGAGTGAGGTAATTTAACTTTATATTTTCTCTTAGTTTGCATGGTAGGTTTTTTCCATTGTTAAATTCATCAGAAAAGCTTAAATTAtcaataagaaaagaaaaaggaaaaaaagagtACTTTGTTGTGAATTCTGTTCAACGCATTGTCTTCATAGTTCTTCGGGCTTGCATCTTCTTGTTTATTCCATTTAAATTTAGTTTGCAGGTGCAGCACAATCGCTCGGTGCTGGTGCCATTTTAGTAAATCCATGGAATATCACAGAAGTTGCTGCTTCCATTGCTTATGCTTTGAATATGCCAGCTGATGAAAGAGAAAAGAGACACCAGCATAATTTCATGCATGTAACAACTCATACATCTCAAGAATGGGCTGCAACCTTTGTTAGGTATACTCATATATAGCATTAGCATTAGCATGTATGATTTATAGATAATGAAACCTTCTCAATGTGGAGATTGACATGTATTCTAGGATTTCAAATTTCACTTCTGTTCTAAGAAGCAAAAATATTTATCTGTTCATACCAGCTAGTGTTTCTTTTTCAGGCTTTATTCTAATCTAGTGTCATTTTTTGTTTCTCCATTTCAGTGAACTTAATGATACTATTGTGGAATCTCAACTGAGGACTAAGCAAGTTCCACCTCTACTTCCTATGAAAGAAGTCGTTGATCACTATTTGGAATCCAATAATagatgattcttagtttatttacattaatttactaaggaatgaactttatgaagttttttttttattttggtaggggtaaccttaaaatgataattttatgacttaatttagtattgaacattataaagaattttagcattattaaacattttattatcgaatggtttttttctagtttatttctaatatataacatttataaataactattattatcttttacctacacataaccattaaatttgaacaaaatataaattgtctaACAAACCAATAAGATaatgctatgtgggctaataaaatgacaccacgtaggatgccacatatgatgccacatcatcagacacgtaaaactacaaaaaccatgtcagcatacacgtaggatgccatgtcatcaaacacgtcatttgatgactcatcaattgatttataacttagtggggtccactgattcttttacctaccagtgttaataagtataggtaaagactctttccccactaacttttacctaccaattcaatattggtaggtaaaccatattacccaccattaggctagttttacctacacttacaattggtaggtaaagaccccattttcttgtagtgataagacgcacaacctgggagcttatgttgaaagttggaataacgttgctcgcatctatcaaccagcagcattctaaccgaaacactaagttttatgtgagcagtttgaaaaacgaatcaaaaagtgaaagtaaaaagctttttcaactccaaaggggcgggaaaaacccagtttttcagctagcctaaaaatcaaatttttacttcgattttacgccctaaatccatgatcctgactatcaaactgattcttaacttatatagagcaaaaatacactaccctatcaagcatcaaacagtatatgcaaaatcttcacaaattaatacccaagaacacaaaaagtctCAGAGCACAGGAGCATCATGCATGGTATCTCAAAGGGTAAAACGTCGAAGAAAGTTTACCTGAGCGAAGATTGGAGATTCTGAGAAGGAGGAACTTCGAGTTTGCAGGCAAAAA
The Humulus lupulus chromosome 6, drHumLupu1.1, whole genome shotgun sequence DNA segment above includes these coding regions:
- the LOC133784349 gene encoding alpha,alpha-trehalose-phosphate synthase [UDP-forming] 1-like, with the translated sequence MNLVSYEFVACQASKKGVLILSEFAGAAQSLGAGAILVNPWNITEVAASIAYALNMPADEREKRHQHNFMHVTTHTSQEWAATFVSELNDTIVESQLRTKQVPPLLPMKEVVDHYLESNNR